In one window of Oreochromis niloticus isolate F11D_XX unplaced genomic scaffold, O_niloticus_UMD_NMBU tig00000734_pilon, whole genome shotgun sequence DNA:
- the LOC112844657 gene encoding uncharacterized protein LOC112844657, whose amino-acid sequence MATSYKYPAQTREPKDKKTENNPTRAGGGGPGRRDRNQTKHKEHETKTEPRNKQKQSKTEDAGVQGNSVHGEQKVDPGSDSTKVHSSTVQGPDHVRSGSGSRTGLETGCVEDGGGYRAGPEAGRVEDGGGYRAGPEAGRVEDGGGSRASGVLVEAWWAQDQTRRDQTVAWQPRATMERDQTVAWQPRATMERDQTVAWQPRATMEPDQTVAWQPRATMEPDQTVAWQPRAMA is encoded by the exons CCCAAACCCGAGAACCAAAAGACAAGAAAACGGAAAACAACCCAACCAGGGCGGGAGGCGGGGGACCAGGACGGAGGGACcgaaaccaaaccaaacacaaGGAGCATGAGACCAAAACAGAgcccagaaacaaacaaaaacagtccaaaacaGAAGATGCTGGAGTCCAGGGAAACAGCGTCCATGGAGAGCAGAAGGTCGACCCGGGGAGCGACAGCACAAAAGTTCATAGTTCGACTGTTCAGGGGCCCGACCACGTGAGAAGTGGCAGTGGCAGCAGAACAGGACTGGAGACCGGCTgcgtggaagacggcggcggctaCAGAgcgggtccggaggccggccgcgtggaagacggcggcggctaCAGAgcgggtccggaggccggccgcgtggaagacggcggcggcagCAGAGCGTCGGGCGTACTGGTCGAAGCTTGGTGGGCACAG GACCAGACGAGGCGGGACCAGACGGTGGCGTGGCAGCCACGGGCGACGATGGAACGGGACCAGACGGTGGCGTGGCAGCCACGGGCGACGATGGAACGGGACCAGACGGTGGCGTGGCAGCCACGGGCGACGATGGAACCGGACCAGACGGTGGCGTGGCAGCCACGGGCGACGATGGAACCGGACCAGACGGTGGCGTGGCAGCCACGGGCGATGGCGTAG
- the LOC109199191 gene encoding coxsackievirus and adenovirus receptor homolog produces MSAVTASLCSTLMFVLFVSADQKNITAESGQDVTLTCRAPNNNIIVAEWSRADLGDEYVLLYRDGHFVPDSQHPSFKNQVDLQDRQMKDGDVSLILKNVMINDAGTYECRAQREGDSMKLIKIFNLHEDGGKKQDGVSRGRHGLIASLSVFVLLVGFCIYRCRQQQQSEETNQPPVDLQQV; encoded by the exons ATGTCTGCTGTAACTGCGTCGCTCTGCTCCACGCTGATGTTTGTCCTGTtcgtctctgcag accagaaaaacatcacagctgagtctggacaggacgtcactctgacatgtcgagctccaaacaacaacatcatagttgcagagtggagcagagctgacctgggagatgAATATGTGCTTTTGTACCGGGATGGTCACTTTGTTCCAGACagccagcatccatcttttaagaaccaggtggatctgcaggacagacagatgaaggatggagacgtgtctttgattctgaagaatgtgatgattaatgacgctggaacatacgagtgtcgtgCCCAGAGAGAAGGAGACAGTATGAAGCTCATCAAGATCTTCAACCTTCATGAGGATGGAGGAAAGAAGCAGGATGGGGTCAGCAGAGGGAGGCATGGACTGATAGCAAGTCTCTCAGTTTTTGTGCTtcttgttggtttttgtatCTACAGATGTAGACAACAACAGCAGAGTGAGGAAACAAACCAGCCTCCTGTTGACCTGCAGCAGGTTTAA